A region of Microbacterium suwonense DNA encodes the following proteins:
- a CDS encoding RDD family protein: protein MTMLTFGEVAPIKRRAFAYLIDAAIGFAISAIVPMIIMMLVATASGSLLAALVVAGPLFGILGLAWFVVYTVMQGGRGSIGMRAMGVCLADATTGGRLGFGRALLRNVIWGLAASIVVGYFSVLFDGSGLFQGWHDKVGGAVMLDGRPESARNMPPLLDTTQPPLVPSGIRSRSAAPGVAAPGFPGADSQTPPQPPAPQTSMPGFAQPRSGVPVPAAPVPTQSAEAEPALAAPEVASAAAPDAVAPADEEFAEHTVLTPRIGRDVPEGGGLPDDPLISFVPGVTQEPSGRQPEPVQPQPVQPQPVQLQPVQSIPAPGAPAAAGPEPSLVHRGEDETEDEDIESTRISVPGHRLVFTWDDGQRSTVSGRTVFGRNPEEGDGAVNVAVRDETRSLSKTHFEAGADARGGWVMDRQSTNGTTVVREGVRIACPPGQRVPVRLGDALEIGDRIVTIGGYV from the coding sequence ATGACGATGCTCACCTTCGGCGAGGTCGCTCCGATCAAGCGACGGGCCTTCGCCTACCTCATCGACGCCGCCATCGGGTTCGCGATCAGTGCGATCGTCCCGATGATCATCATGATGCTGGTCGCCACCGCCAGCGGCAGTCTTCTCGCCGCACTGGTCGTGGCGGGTCCGCTGTTCGGCATTCTGGGTCTGGCGTGGTTCGTGGTCTACACGGTGATGCAGGGCGGGCGGGGCTCCATCGGTATGCGCGCGATGGGCGTGTGCCTGGCGGATGCGACGACCGGCGGTCGGCTGGGCTTCGGCCGCGCGCTGCTGCGCAACGTGATCTGGGGCCTGGCCGCATCGATCGTGGTGGGGTACTTCTCGGTGCTGTTCGACGGTTCCGGACTGTTCCAAGGGTGGCACGACAAGGTGGGCGGGGCGGTCATGCTCGACGGACGGCCGGAGAGCGCCCGGAACATGCCGCCGCTTCTGGACACGACTCAGCCGCCGCTGGTGCCGAGCGGGATCCGCTCCCGGTCGGCGGCGCCCGGGGTTGCCGCGCCGGGCTTCCCGGGAGCCGACTCCCAGACGCCGCCGCAGCCGCCGGCGCCGCAGACGTCGATGCCGGGGTTCGCGCAGCCGCGGTCGGGTGTCCCCGTTCCCGCGGCACCCGTGCCCACGCAATCCGCTGAGGCAGAGCCGGCTCTCGCCGCGCCGGAGGTCGCATCGGCTGCGGCTCCGGATGCCGTCGCACCGGCCGATGAGGAGTTCGCGGAGCACACTGTGCTCACTCCCCGCATCGGCCGCGACGTGCCCGAGGGCGGTGGCCTGCCCGACGATCCGCTGATCTCCTTCGTGCCGGGCGTCACGCAGGAGCCGTCGGGGCGACAGCCCGAGCCCGTGCAGCCTCAGCCGGTGCAGCCTCAGCCGGTGCAGCTTCAGCCCGTGCAGTCGATTCCCGCTCCGGGCGCTCCGGCGGCCGCCGGGCCCGAGCCCTCTCTCGTGCACCGCGGCGAGGACGAGACCGAGGACGAGGACATCGAGTCCACGCGCATCAGCGTGCCCGGTCACCGGCTGGTGTTCACCTGGGATGACGGGCAGCGCTCGACGGTGTCCGGGCGCACGGTGTTCGGACGCAACCCGGAGGAGGGTGACGGTGCCGTCAACGTGGCCGTCCGCGATGAGACGCGCTCGCTGTCGAAGACCCATTTCGAGGCGGGCGCTGATGCGCGCGGAGGCTGGGTAATGGATCGGCAGTCCACCAACGGCACGACAGTGGTGCGCGAGGGCGTGCGCATCGCCTGCCCGCCCGGGCAGCGTGTGCCCGTGCGTCTGGGCGATGCCCTCGAGATCGGTGACCGCATCGTGACGATCGGGGGCTACGTATGA
- a CDS encoding DUF58 domain-containing protein yields the protein MTADALANPQAPDREAGWRDIVAVIGTRALGHLQRVAAVIRPLGWIVMVLAVAAWVVGQLLGWQEVAVAGLVLAMLAVICALFLIGRTEYDVSLDLARTRVVVGERAVGALTLVNRGVRAILPSRVVLPVGAGRGEFSIQRLGPKQEAEELFTIPTQRRGVVEVGPVSVVRGDPLGLFERAHRRDEPVALYVHPRTTLFGGQSLGFLRDLEGLPATDLSRDDVSFHTLLEYQPGDDLRHVHWRSTARTGIMMIRQFEETRRSHFVIGLSRSPRDYRTDDDLELAISVAGSIGLRALRDSQKVDVRVQGRELASDTGKQLLDSLAMVEPSRPREGGISALAGVLAATMPLASVVALVCGSAVSAEDLRLACSRVPFGARAIAVVVQGGIDQPELRRIGDADVVTIGALDQLPLALQRVLA from the coding sequence ATGACGGCGGATGCGCTCGCGAACCCGCAGGCGCCGGATCGGGAGGCCGGGTGGCGCGACATCGTCGCGGTCATCGGAACTCGCGCGCTCGGACACCTGCAGCGGGTCGCGGCCGTCATCCGCCCTCTCGGCTGGATCGTGATGGTGCTCGCGGTGGCGGCATGGGTCGTCGGCCAGCTGCTCGGCTGGCAGGAGGTGGCGGTCGCAGGACTGGTGTTGGCGATGCTCGCCGTCATCTGTGCGCTGTTCCTGATCGGGCGCACCGAATACGACGTCTCGCTGGATCTGGCACGCACGCGCGTGGTCGTCGGCGAGCGCGCGGTCGGCGCTCTGACCCTGGTCAACCGCGGTGTCCGCGCGATTCTGCCCTCGCGGGTCGTGCTGCCCGTCGGTGCTGGCCGCGGCGAGTTCTCCATCCAGCGCCTCGGACCGAAGCAGGAGGCCGAGGAGCTGTTCACCATCCCGACGCAGCGGCGTGGGGTGGTCGAGGTGGGGCCGGTCAGCGTGGTGCGCGGCGATCCGCTGGGGCTCTTCGAGCGCGCCCATCGCCGTGACGAGCCTGTCGCCCTGTACGTGCACCCTCGGACCACGCTGTTCGGCGGTCAGTCGCTGGGATTCCTGCGCGACCTCGAGGGCCTGCCCGCCACAGACCTGTCCCGTGACGACGTCTCCTTCCACACCCTGCTGGAGTACCAGCCCGGTGACGATCTGCGTCATGTGCACTGGCGCTCGACCGCACGCACCGGCATCATGATGATCCGGCAGTTCGAGGAGACCCGCCGCTCGCACTTCGTGATCGGTCTGTCCCGTTCGCCACGTGATTACCGCACCGACGACGACCTCGAGCTTGCCATCTCGGTGGCGGGCTCTATCGGGCTGCGGGCGCTGCGCGACTCGCAGAAGGTCGACGTGCGCGTGCAGGGCCGGGAACTGGCATCCGACACCGGAAAGCAGCTGCTGGACTCGCTCGCGATGGTCGAGCCGTCCCGGCCCCGCGAAGGCGGCATCTCCGCGCTCGCGGGCGTCCTTGCCGCGACGATGCCGCTGGCCAGCGTCGTCGCGCTGGTGTGCGGCTCCGCGGTCTCCGCTGAGGATCTCAGACTCGCCTGCTCCCGGGTGCCGTTCGGTGCGCGCGCCATCGCCGTCGTGGTGCAGGGCGGAATCGACCAGCCCGAGCTGCGCAGGATCGGCGATGCCGACGTCGTCACGATCGGCGCACTCGACCAGCTTCCGCTCGCGCTTCAGAGGGTTCTCGCATGA
- a CDS encoding AAA family ATPase codes for MTMTPEQATWFQSTFQRLVENIDKALQGKPEVVSLVLSAMLAEGHVLLEDAPGTGKTSLAKALAATVQGTSSRIQFTPDLLPSDVTGVTIYDQQAHKFEFHKGPIFASIVLADEINRASPKTQSALLEVMEESRVTVDGVTHEAGRPFLVIATQNPVEQAGTYKLPEAQLDRFLVKTSVGYPSLAVTESILAGAAQRNPAAALSAVITTSAVADMADLAATVHVESAVLRYAAELTEATRRDSAIKLGVSVRGAIAMIRIAKVWAAAHGRHYVLPDDIKALARPVWQHRLMLDAEAEFAGTTADSVIARVLDEVAAPQARASA; via the coding sequence ATGACAATGACCCCCGAACAGGCCACCTGGTTCCAGAGCACGTTCCAGCGCCTGGTCGAGAACATCGACAAGGCGCTGCAGGGCAAGCCCGAGGTGGTGAGCCTGGTGCTCTCGGCCATGCTCGCCGAGGGGCACGTGCTGCTCGAGGACGCGCCCGGCACTGGCAAGACCAGCCTCGCCAAGGCGCTCGCCGCCACCGTGCAGGGCACCAGCTCACGCATCCAGTTCACGCCCGACCTGCTGCCCTCTGACGTCACCGGCGTCACCATCTACGACCAGCAGGCGCACAAGTTCGAGTTCCACAAGGGCCCGATCTTCGCCTCGATCGTGCTGGCCGACGAAATCAACCGCGCGTCTCCCAAGACCCAGTCGGCGCTGCTCGAGGTCATGGAGGAGTCGCGGGTCACGGTGGACGGCGTCACGCATGAGGCGGGCCGGCCGTTCCTGGTGATCGCAACGCAGAACCCGGTGGAGCAGGCCGGAACCTACAAGCTGCCCGAAGCCCAGCTGGACCGGTTCCTCGTCAAGACGTCGGTGGGCTACCCCAGCCTTGCCGTCACCGAGAGCATCCTCGCGGGCGCCGCCCAGCGCAACCCGGCGGCGGCCCTCTCCGCAGTGATCACCACCAGCGCCGTCGCCGACATGGCCGATCTGGCCGCCACCGTGCACGTGGAGTCCGCAGTCCTGCGCTATGCGGCCGAGCTGACCGAGGCCACCCGCCGGGACAGCGCGATCAAGCTCGGCGTCTCGGTGCGCGGTGCCATCGCCATGATCCGTATCGCGAAGGTGTGGGCGGCCGCGCACGGCCGTCACTACGTGCTGCCCGACGACATCAAGGCGCTCGCCCGCCCGGTCTGGCAGCACCGCCTCATGCTGGATGCCGAGGCGGAGTTCGCCGGCACCACGGCCGACAGCGTCATCGCCAGAGTGCTCGATGAGGTGGCCGCTCCGCAGGCACGGGCCAGCGCGTGA
- a CDS encoding fibronectin type III domain-containing protein, with product MRLTEAAKVSATHGNGDSLIQDETTLVYTSKEGFFGEDALSFEVTDGKTVDDPAGRRSTLSIPILVLPPENQPPVFVDGQVEVAPGEDATALDLAALTTDPDKADADRIRYRITSQPGDGVNARLDGSTLLVDAGTTTPKGTSTMVGLSITDGTTAPVQGSVAVTVTASTRSLAVASPDTVDQADQGKTIRVPVLENDINPFQDEGTPLKILSATTESGVGDAEVAGDQVEITPDEKFVGVLVVRYRIQDATKDPDREVDGRVTVTVQGVPDAPGVPRVTTVEDRTVVLAWSAPSNNGAEIDRYTVTSVGGRPYSKTCETTTCTLDGLVNNVEYTFQVTAHNRVGEGPASPLSEPARPDVRPETPVPPKLVFGDKSLAVSWTTPQSNGSPVDSYTLQISPAPLRGSSERKVGNVNTLTWDGLENGTNYQVRVRAHNQAPDPSSYSLWSLGETPAGVPGVVAAPKVNSAPSVGSESQMTVSWGDANPNGDAVKNYDLLIYQGGSLFRTLAVGTATSKVVSVPFNSADYTYAVRSTNKAGTSEISPRSTPQRAFGKPGAPTNVKVTEGDGKITITSYSMPASALNGAKESEIRYQYLISGGSWTNWNGSSTIAATNGTGYTVQLRAYSVIDGQQSQPGPASAASNKVTPFGAPKAPTGTAAKSGDKAIKLTWNAGGSGNGRPITTYISVDGGSWQKVATSGTKTVGNGYNQTHSIKVRATASEGGSAESGTYSAKTSAPPQPAATLGPGEEVPGCTVVGGGTCHRYLLKTNEYFKAGSYNIECWAGGKFVGNNLGYKVDIPSGGKVQIKCYSGFYKDKELKIIGGNPSSVKGTFG from the coding sequence GTGCGGCTGACGGAGGCCGCGAAGGTCAGCGCCACGCACGGCAATGGCGATTCGCTGATCCAGGATGAGACCACGCTGGTCTATACGTCGAAGGAAGGGTTCTTCGGCGAGGACGCGCTGAGCTTCGAGGTGACCGACGGAAAGACGGTGGACGATCCGGCGGGACGCAGAAGCACGCTGTCGATTCCGATTCTGGTGCTGCCGCCCGAGAACCAGCCGCCGGTGTTCGTGGACGGGCAGGTGGAGGTCGCTCCCGGCGAGGACGCCACGGCCCTCGACCTGGCGGCGCTGACCACCGATCCCGACAAGGCCGACGCGGACAGGATCCGATACCGGATCACCTCGCAGCCCGGCGATGGCGTGAACGCGCGGCTGGACGGGTCGACGCTGCTGGTCGATGCCGGCACGACCACGCCCAAGGGCACCAGCACGATGGTCGGGCTGAGCATCACGGACGGCACGACGGCACCGGTTCAGGGGAGCGTGGCCGTGACGGTGACAGCGTCTACGCGCAGCCTTGCGGTGGCGAGCCCGGACACGGTGGATCAGGCCGACCAGGGCAAGACGATCCGCGTGCCGGTGCTGGAGAACGACATCAACCCGTTCCAGGACGAGGGCACGCCGCTGAAGATCCTCTCCGCCACGACGGAGAGCGGCGTCGGCGACGCGGAGGTGGCCGGCGATCAGGTCGAGATCACCCCGGACGAGAAGTTCGTCGGCGTGCTCGTGGTGCGGTATCGCATCCAGGACGCGACGAAGGACCCGGATCGGGAGGTCGATGGCCGCGTCACCGTGACCGTGCAGGGTGTGCCGGACGCACCGGGCGTGCCCCGGGTGACGACGGTGGAGGACCGCACGGTGGTGCTGGCGTGGTCGGCGCCCTCGAACAACGGCGCGGAGATCGATCGCTACACGGTCACCTCGGTGGGCGGGCGCCCCTACTCGAAGACCTGTGAGACGACCACGTGCACGCTGGACGGCCTGGTCAACAACGTCGAGTACACCTTCCAGGTGACCGCGCACAACCGGGTCGGCGAGGGGCCGGCATCGCCGCTGTCCGAGCCCGCCCGTCCGGATGTGCGGCCGGAGACCCCCGTACCGCCGAAGCTGGTGTTCGGCGACAAATCGCTCGCGGTGTCGTGGACGACTCCGCAGTCGAACGGGTCGCCGGTCGACTCGTACACGCTGCAGATCTCACCCGCCCCGCTGCGCGGATCCTCTGAGCGCAAGGTCGGGAACGTGAACACCCTCACCTGGGACGGGCTGGAGAACGGCACGAACTATCAGGTGCGGGTGCGGGCGCACAACCAGGCGCCCGACCCCTCCAGCTACAGCCTCTGGTCGCTGGGCGAGACGCCGGCGGGCGTGCCCGGCGTGGTCGCCGCGCCGAAGGTGAACAGCGCGCCCTCTGTCGGCAGCGAATCGCAGATGACCGTCAGCTGGGGCGACGCGAACCCGAACGGCGACGCGGTCAAGAACTACGACCTGCTGATCTACCAGGGCGGATCGCTGTTCCGCACGCTCGCCGTGGGAACAGCGACGTCGAAGGTGGTGTCGGTGCCGTTCAACTCGGCCGACTACACCTACGCGGTGCGGTCGACCAACAAGGCCGGCACGAGTGAGATCAGCCCGAGATCGACTCCGCAGCGCGCCTTCGGCAAGCCGGGGGCTCCGACGAACGTCAAGGTCACGGAGGGCGACGGGAAGATCACCATCACCTCCTACTCGATGCCGGCATCGGCGCTCAACGGCGCCAAGGAGAGCGAGATCAGGTATCAGTATCTGATCTCCGGCGGATCGTGGACGAACTGGAACGGCAGCAGCACCATCGCCGCGACCAATGGCACGGGATACACCGTGCAGCTGCGGGCATACTCCGTGATCGACGGCCAGCAGTCGCAGCCGGGCCCCGCCTCGGCCGCATCGAACAAGGTCACCCCGTTCGGTGCTCCGAAGGCGCCCACCGGAACGGCGGCGAAGTCGGGCGACAAGGCGATCAAGCTCACCTGGAACGCCGGCGGATCCGGGAACGGGCGCCCCATCACCACGTACATCAGCGTCGACGGCGGCAGCTGGCAGAAGGTCGCGACCTCGGGTACCAAGACGGTCGGCAACGGCTACAACCAGACGCACAGCATCAAGGTGCGCGCGACGGCGAGCGAGGGCGGGTCGGCGGAGTCCGGCACCTACTCCGCCAAGACCTCCGCGCCGCCGCAGCCGGCGGCGACCCTGGGACCAGGTGAAGAAGTCCCCGGGTGCACCGTCGTGGGCGGCGGGACCTGCCATCGCTACCTGCTGAAGACCAACGAGTACTTCAAGGCGGGCAGCTACAACATCGAGTGCTGGGCGGGCGGCAAGTTCGTGGGCAACAACCTGGGCTACAAGGTCGACATCCCGTCCGGTGGCAAGGTGCAGATCAAGTGCTATTCGGGGTTCTACAAGGACAAAGAACTGAAGATCATCGGCGGGAATCCGAGCAGCGTGAAGGGCACCTTCGGCTAG
- a CDS encoding Ig-like domain-containing protein — protein MHSADARGNTGMKALSWVRARPKTLAATAGVVVGAVALTGMAFAYDGLPTAKVDLNDGGVWLTKSSSLLVGHFNHESTVLDGGLRTSSENYDILQDAETVLVVDQGDSTVTAVDPARMSLTDSATIPGDAKVALGNRTAAILDRASGSLWVVGVDEIAGFDIATADTVRELGKNADVAVGHDGTVYAVSAKDGDIVTVPVDEQGSPLDPSAASVAGIDKTSRPTITAVGDVPVVLDAESGVVAGPRGLEEKIDGARDAVLQQASGAADSVAIATPSALLSVPLDGGDITRSEVGGTGAPAAPVFLGGCTYAAWGGSARFLRDCIGERNDVDAEIPGADESTRLQFRVNRDVIVLNDVVGGEAWLADESLQRVDDWSILAPPEGESEDEDESTEETVETSLPERKAENTPPVAENDRLGVRPGGTTLLPVLDNDNDSDGDVLVASLVGAQPSIGEVQPILNGGALQILVPDDATGTASFTYQVDDGRPNGTDTATVTATVHDWDTNTAPKPKRVTKLSVESGGTLAYNILPDWIDPQGDDLYLKSVVAAEGDEVEFTTDGQITYRAVGSLQGRKEIEVLVSDSLGEVATGRILLDVKPAGTTVPVTNADHIVTRVGETATVSPLANDTSSGRDELRLTRVDSVEGTIIVPNYPKKQFTFKSGAAGVYYVQYLVSAGPADAKGIVRVDVLERQESELPPVAVRDVALLPQGSEALVGVLANDSDPSGGVLVVQSVSVPPHSGIAVSVLNHETLRISDQGGLEDPVKITYRISNGSKSAEGDVTVVPIPAPSKIEAPVTHDDEARVRVGDVVTIPVLENDVHPNGDAMHVAPDLVEPLVDPAYGEAFVSQDQVRFRAGDEARTVYLTYEAVDSMGQKAGGHITIQILPLDADVNAPPRPHDLTARALAGGSIRIPIPLDGIDADGDSVELLGQDVAPIKGRITETGGNYLQYEAFEGSSGVDTIVYRVRDRLGAEGTATIRVGIAPPEAMNQAPYAVKDAVVVRPGRSVAVPVLANDSDPEGDRLILVKDGLEVPDDSGITAKVSGDRVIVTVPDHEMEASLRYTIRDAKGAEADAPILVTVDEEVPLMTPVARDDRVRVEDLEDSLTTDLDILGNDEDPDGTVEGLTVELEDGARLVGDRKARVTVTEDRQLIRYTITDQDDLVASAFIFVPSLDELRPSLLSTKPVEVGSGETIQLPLAEYVSVAGGGRCG, from the coding sequence ATGCATTCTGCGGACGCCAGGGGGAATACCGGAATGAAGGCCTTGTCGTGGGTTCGAGCGCGTCCGAAGACCCTTGCGGCGACGGCGGGTGTGGTCGTCGGGGCGGTCGCGCTGACCGGTATGGCGTTCGCGTATGACGGACTGCCTACGGCGAAGGTGGATCTGAACGACGGCGGCGTCTGGCTGACCAAGTCGTCGAGTCTGCTCGTGGGGCATTTCAATCACGAGTCCACGGTGCTCGATGGCGGGCTGCGCACCTCCAGCGAGAACTACGACATCCTGCAGGATGCCGAGACCGTGCTCGTCGTGGACCAGGGGGACTCCACGGTGACCGCCGTCGATCCCGCCCGCATGTCGCTCACCGACAGCGCCACCATCCCCGGTGACGCGAAGGTGGCGCTCGGCAACCGCACGGCGGCCATCCTGGATCGCGCCTCCGGATCCCTCTGGGTCGTCGGGGTCGACGAGATCGCCGGATTCGACATCGCGACCGCCGACACCGTGAGAGAACTCGGCAAGAACGCGGATGTGGCGGTCGGCCACGACGGCACCGTGTACGCCGTCTCGGCGAAGGACGGCGACATCGTCACCGTCCCCGTCGATGAGCAGGGGTCGCCGCTGGATCCGAGCGCGGCATCCGTGGCCGGCATCGACAAGACCTCGCGCCCGACGATCACCGCGGTCGGCGACGTGCCCGTCGTCCTCGACGCGGAGAGCGGCGTCGTCGCCGGGCCCCGCGGCCTGGAGGAGAAGATCGACGGCGCACGGGATGCCGTGCTGCAGCAGGCATCCGGCGCGGCCGACTCGGTCGCCATCGCGACGCCCTCGGCGCTGTTGTCCGTGCCGCTCGACGGCGGCGACATCACCCGGAGCGAGGTCGGCGGGACGGGAGCGCCGGCCGCTCCGGTGTTCCTGGGCGGATGCACCTATGCGGCCTGGGGCGGTTCGGCGCGGTTCCTGCGCGACTGCATCGGCGAGCGGAACGATGTGGATGCCGAGATCCCCGGTGCCGATGAGAGCACGCGGCTGCAATTCCGGGTGAACCGCGACGTGATCGTGCTGAACGATGTCGTCGGCGGTGAGGCATGGCTGGCGGATGAGAGCCTGCAGCGGGTGGACGACTGGTCGATCCTGGCGCCGCCGGAGGGCGAATCCGAGGACGAGGACGAGTCCACCGAGGAGACGGTGGAGACGTCACTGCCGGAGCGCAAGGCCGAGAACACGCCGCCGGTCGCCGAGAACGACCGGCTCGGTGTGCGTCCGGGCGGCACGACCCTGCTTCCCGTGCTGGACAACGACAACGACTCCGACGGCGATGTGCTGGTGGCCTCCCTCGTCGGTGCGCAGCCGTCGATCGGCGAGGTGCAGCCCATCCTGAACGGCGGCGCCCTGCAGATCCTCGTGCCCGACGACGCGACCGGCACCGCGTCGTTCACCTACCAGGTGGACGACGGGCGTCCCAACGGCACTGACACGGCGACCGTGACGGCGACAGTGCACGACTGGGACACCAACACCGCCCCGAAGCCGAAGCGGGTCACCAAGCTGTCGGTCGAGTCGGGCGGAACGCTGGCATACAACATCCTGCCGGACTGGATCGATCCCCAGGGCGACGACCTGTATCTGAAGAGCGTCGTGGCGGCGGAGGGCGACGAGGTCGAGTTCACCACCGACGGCCAGATCACCTACCGCGCGGTGGGCAGTCTGCAGGGCCGCAAGGAGATCGAGGTGCTCGTCTCGGACTCCCTCGGGGAGGTCGCGACGGGCAGGATCCTGCTCGATGTGAAACCGGCCGGTACGACTGTGCCGGTCACCAACGCGGATCACATCGTCACCCGGGTGGGCGAGACGGCGACCGTCTCGCCGCTGGCCAACGACACCAGCTCCGGCCGTGACGAGCTGCGGCTGACCCGTGTGGATTCGGTCGAGGGCACCATCATCGTCCCGAACTATCCGAAGAAGCAGTTCACCTTCAAGTCGGGTGCAGCGGGCGTCTACTACGTGCAGTATCTCGTGTCGGCGGGTCCGGCGGATGCCAAGGGCATCGTGCGCGTGGACGTGCTGGAGCGGCAGGAGTCCGAACTGCCGCCGGTGGCCGTGCGCGATGTCGCACTGCTTCCCCAGGGCAGCGAGGCACTCGTCGGGGTGCTGGCGAATGATTCTGATCCCTCCGGAGGGGTGCTGGTCGTGCAGTCGGTCTCGGTGCCGCCGCACAGCGGCATCGCCGTGTCGGTGCTGAACCACGAGACGCTGCGGATCAGCGACCAGGGCGGTCTCGAGGATCCGGTGAAGATCACCTACCGGATCTCGAACGGCTCGAAGTCGGCGGAGGGCGATGTCACCGTGGTGCCGATTCCCGCACCGTCGAAGATCGAGGCCCCGGTCACACACGACGACGAGGCCAGGGTCCGCGTCGGCGACGTGGTGACCATTCCGGTGCTCGAGAACGATGTGCACCCGAACGGCGATGCGATGCATGTCGCCCCCGACCTGGTCGAGCCGCTGGTGGATCCGGCCTACGGCGAGGCGTTCGTCTCGCAGGATCAGGTGCGCTTCCGTGCGGGCGACGAGGCGCGCACCGTCTACCTCACGTATGAGGCCGTCGATTCGATGGGACAGAAGGCGGGTGGTCACATCACCATCCAGATCCTTCCCCTGGATGCCGATGTCAACGCGCCCCCGCGTCCGCACGACCTGACCGCACGTGCCCTGGCAGGGGGCAGCATCCGCATCCCGATCCCACTGGACGGCATCGATGCGGACGGTGACTCGGTGGAGCTGCTCGGGCAGGATGTCGCTCCGATCAAGGGACGCATCACCGAGACCGGCGGCAACTACCTGCAGTACGAGGCCTTCGAGGGGTCCTCCGGTGTCGACACCATCGTCTACCGGGTGCGCGATCGTCTCGGCGCCGAGGGCACCGCGACGATCCGGGTGGGCATCGCGCCGCCCGAGGCGATGAATCAGGCGCCCTACGCGGTGAAGGATGCCGTGGTCGTGCGGCCCGGCCGGTCGGTGGCGGTCCCGGTGCTCGCCAACGACTCCGATCCCGAGGGGGATCGGCTCATTCTGGTCAAGGACGGCCTGGAGGTGCCCGATGACTCCGGCATCACGGCGAAGGTCTCCGGCGACCGGGTCATCGTGACAGTGCCCGATCATGAGATGGAGGCGTCGCTGCGGTACACGATCCGCGACGCGAAGGGCGCCGAGGCCGATGCGCCGATCCTGGTCACGGTAGACGAAGAGGTGCCGCTGATGACACCGGTCGCGCGCGACGATCGCGTGCGCGTCGAGGACCTCGAGGACTCCCTCACCACCGACCTCGACATCCTCGGCAACGACGAGGACCCGGACGGCACCGTCGAGGGCCTCACAGTCGAGCTCGAGGACGGTGCCCGACTGGTGGGCGATCGCAAGGCGCGGGTCACGGTGACCGAGGATCGTCAGCTGATCAGGTACACCATCACGGACCAGGACGATCTGGTCGCGTCGGCGTTCATCTTCGTCCCGTCGCTGGACGAGCTGCGCCCGTCGCTGCTGTCGACGAAACCGGTGGAAGTGGGCAGCGGAGAGACGATCCAGCTGCCGCTGGCAGAGTACGTCTCGGTCGCCGGCGGGGGACGGTGCGGCTGA
- a CDS encoding DNA-3-methyladenine glycosylase I: protein MGSLLTGPDGRARCAWVGDDDEYRRYHDEEWGTPLHGDRALFEKMSLEGFQAGLSWITILRKRPRFREVFAGFDPAHVAAFDDGDVERLMTDAGIIRNRAKILATIANAALVRGMADGELDALLWSFAPAASARLRPRELGDVAAVTEESTAMSKTLRKRGFRFVGPTTMYALMQSTGMVDDHVEGCWRAHA, encoded by the coding sequence ATGGGCTCGCTGCTGACCGGCCCCGACGGGCGCGCCCGGTGCGCGTGGGTCGGCGATGACGACGAGTACCGCCGCTACCACGACGAGGAGTGGGGCACGCCGTTGCACGGCGACCGCGCGTTGTTCGAGAAGATGTCGTTGGAGGGCTTCCAGGCGGGGCTGAGCTGGATCACGATCCTGCGCAAGCGCCCCCGATTCCGGGAGGTGTTCGCCGGATTCGATCCGGCGCACGTCGCGGCCTTCGACGACGGCGACGTCGAGCGGCTGATGACGGATGCCGGGATCATCCGCAACCGCGCGAAGATCCTGGCGACGATCGCCAACGCCGCGCTCGTCCGCGGCATGGCCGATGGCGAGCTTGATGCGCTGCTGTGGTCGTTCGCCCCCGCGGCATCCGCGCGACTCCGCCCTCGTGAGCTCGGTGATGTCGCCGCCGTGACCGAGGAATCCACGGCGATGAGCAAGACGCTCCGCAAACGCGGGTTCCGTTTCGTCGGACCGACGACGATGTATGCGCTGATGCAGTCCACCGGGATGGTCGACGATCACGTCGAGGGATGCTGGCGGGCGCACGCCTGA
- a CDS encoding class I SAM-dependent methyltransferase encodes MRAGGFWSAYARVYDTIWDSPLTGELARCVHALLPGSGVVVDLGCGTGLMARGVGARVVGVDSEPAMLDRALREGRIEEGRHALAEASGLPDACAQAVLVCNVLHFHPNPAAVVAEARRLCTKGAILVLTWPVPGLDTDDLLRWDRIHGRDRLDAWWAHLLRSSIGIRSAVTRAVTVSAPDSSALIDADDVVLSDGVVAGCQHLLALRV; translated from the coding sequence GTGAGGGCGGGCGGATTCTGGTCCGCCTATGCGCGCGTCTACGACACGATCTGGGATTCTCCGCTCACCGGCGAGCTGGCCCGGTGCGTGCACGCACTGCTGCCGGGCTCGGGGGTCGTCGTCGATCTTGGCTGCGGCACCGGATTGATGGCGCGTGGGGTCGGCGCGCGGGTGGTCGGCGTGGACTCCGAACCCGCAATGCTCGACCGCGCCCTCCGCGAAGGTCGGATCGAGGAGGGCCGGCACGCGCTCGCCGAGGCATCTGGCCTTCCGGATGCGTGCGCGCAGGCAGTGCTGGTGTGCAACGTGCTGCACTTTCATCCGAACCCCGCGGCGGTCGTTGCCGAGGCGCGGCGACTGTGCACCAAGGGCGCGATCCTCGTGCTGACCTGGCCGGTTCCGGGACTCGACACCGACGATCTCCTGCGATGGGATCGCATCCACGGTCGCGATCGTCTCGACGCCTGGTGGGCGCACCTGCTGCGCTCCTCCATCGGCATCCGATCTGCCGTGACCCGTGCCGTCACGGTCTCCGCACCCGACAGCTCCGCCTTGATCGACGCAGACGACGTGGTCCTCTCCGACGGCGTGGTCGCGGGCTGCCAGCACCTGCTCGCGCTGCGCGTCTGA